The following coding sequences lie in one Deltaproteobacteria bacterium genomic window:
- a CDS encoding sensor histidine kinase, which translates to MARVKFPSVTLKSERFFSLRSKLLLFATAIVLLPGGLYGALALSSSRAALAQVVGRQLIEEARNSADRLATILRSERERLESFAMQDVMREIRIADLDKRISSFLASVKHGCPACVDLLVLDGSGRVVAASTPSWIGKTEDAIDAIDAMPGGLPEEQTIAGPFQAANADGMLIRLTVPVPDPDTHQASLGRLVALFHWERETDVIARVRENLVSVGLDASVFILNPRGLVIGAATRPDGAWQSGGTVALQPLHAAGRATTGYIDSSAGMLVGHARLPDDLPPWMIVVAEPLANAFAPARRMARLLAITLAGTLIAALAAALLAARRVTRPLAELTKVADAVGRGERLDSPVPVRSRDEVGSLTAAFNRMAADLKRAERDLVEAAKFSFVGELAAGVAHEVRTPLGVLRSSAQLLERSLDVKDDDSRELLRLLRDEVDRIERVVSSLLELGRPRTMHLEPSPLGQILFRTADLVDAQARQKHIVIRRRPVDPDPIVFCDPELIYQVALNLLVNAMQVLPEGGAIEIGIVPTCDGYAGFEIRDDGPGMPDEVRERIFEPFFTRRDGGTGLGLTFVQRVVQEHRGRVLVESDISHGTTFLVTLPVAEVPR; encoded by the coding sequence ATGGCTAGAGTCAAATTCCCGTCCGTCACCTTAAAGAGCGAACGCTTTTTCTCACTGCGGAGCAAGCTACTCTTGTTCGCCACGGCAATCGTCTTGCTTCCTGGCGGCCTGTACGGCGCGCTCGCGTTGTCGAGCAGTCGCGCGGCGCTAGCTCAGGTTGTCGGGCGACAGCTCATTGAGGAAGCCCGTAACAGCGCGGATCGTCTCGCGACCATTCTCCGCTCGGAGCGCGAACGTCTGGAGTCCTTCGCCATGCAGGATGTCATGCGCGAGATCCGCATTGCCGACTTGGACAAGCGCATCTCTTCGTTCCTCGCCTCCGTGAAGCATGGCTGTCCAGCTTGTGTCGATCTGCTCGTGCTCGATGGCAGCGGCCGTGTGGTCGCTGCAAGTACCCCTTCTTGGATCGGCAAGACCGAAGATGCAATAGACGCAATAGATGCGATGCCGGGCGGCCTTCCCGAAGAGCAAACGATCGCTGGCCCTTTCCAGGCCGCGAATGCGGACGGCATGCTCATCCGCTTGACAGTGCCCGTGCCGGACCCCGATACGCACCAGGCGAGCCTCGGGCGGCTCGTCGCCCTCTTTCACTGGGAGCGCGAGACGGACGTGATTGCTCGCGTGCGCGAAAACCTGGTGTCGGTCGGCCTGGATGCGAGCGTCTTCATCCTCAATCCGCGCGGGCTCGTCATCGGTGCCGCCACACGACCGGACGGAGCGTGGCAATCCGGCGGCACAGTCGCGCTCCAACCCTTACATGCCGCCGGTCGCGCCACCACCGGCTACATCGATTCTTCTGCCGGTATGCTCGTCGGTCATGCGCGGCTGCCGGACGATCTCCCGCCGTGGATGATCGTCGTCGCGGAGCCGCTTGCGAACGCCTTCGCCCCCGCGCGTCGGATGGCGCGGCTGCTCGCCATAACGCTGGCCGGCACGTTGATCGCAGCTTTGGCTGCGGCGCTCCTGGCCGCCCGCCGCGTGACTCGCCCCCTAGCCGAGTTGACCAAAGTCGCCGACGCCGTCGGTCGTGGGGAGCGGTTGGATTCTCCGGTGCCCGTGCGTTCACGCGACGAGGTCGGCTCGCTGACGGCGGCGTTCAATCGTATGGCTGCCGACCTGAAGCGTGCCGAGCGCGACCTCGTCGAGGCCGCGAAATTTTCTTTTGTTGGGGAACTAGCCGCCGGAGTAGCGCACGAGGTGCGGACTCCGCTCGGGGTTCTGCGCAGCTCGGCTCAACTCCTGGAGCGCTCGCTTGACGTGAAGGACGACGATTCGCGCGAACTCCTGCGGCTCCTACGCGATGAGGTCGATCGCATCGAGCGGGTGGTCTCGTCCCTCCTCGAACTCGGGCGGCCACGCACGATGCACCTCGAACCCTCGCCGCTCGGCCAGATTCTCTTTCGAACCGCTGATCTGGTCGATGCCCAAGCGCGTCAGAAACACATCGTCATCCGGCGACGGCCCGTCGATCCGGACCCGATCGTTTTTTGCGACCCGGAACTTATCTATCAGGTGGCCTTGAACCTGCTCGTGAACGCGATGCAGGTCCTCCCGGAAGGCGGCGCGATCGAAATCGGCATCGTGCCGACGTGCGATGGCTACGCCGGTTTCGAGATCCGCGACGACGGCCCCGGCATGCCTGACGAAGTACGAGAGCGGATCTTCGAGCCGTTCTTCACCCGCCGCGACGGGGGGACGGGCCTCGGCCTTACATTCGTCCAACGAGTCGTTCAAGAGCATCGTGGACGAGTCTTGGTGGAAAGCGACATAAGCCACGGCACAACCTTCCTCGTCACCCTCCCTGTTGCGGAGGTCCCCAGGTGA
- a CDS encoding sigma-54-dependent Fis family transcriptional regulator → MSQQRVLVVDDEAHMRRVLEIMLQKMGHETRTAGNGQEALDLAQRESFDLILTDLRMPHMDGLALLNALRAQKVETPVILLTAYGTVESAVQAMKLGAYDYILRPFDVEAVERTITRALTTERTRRENLFLREEVEKGWGEFVGRGAAMQHVYDLIHQVAPSNTNVLITGETGTGKELAARAIHRASPRKAALFVPINCAAIPADILESELFGHTRGAFTGAAHDRAGKFELAHGGTIFLDEITEMPLLMQVKLLRVLQEREIERLGSNRRVRVDIRVIVATNRNPQQAVQAGVLREDLFYRINVFTVEMPPMRARTEDIPLLVQHFLDHHGTKLGYEQLQVSPSALRSLQQYDWPGNVRELENVLERAAVLSRGNLIDLPHLPQEIAASHQRSSAPDTQALSESISLPQAIERLEKAFIERALVQTDGNKAKAARLLDLSERALWYKVKKYGLS, encoded by the coding sequence ATGAGTCAGCAGCGCGTTTTAGTAGTTGACGATGAAGCCCACATGCGGCGCGTGCTCGAAATCATGCTGCAAAAGATGGGGCACGAAACCCGCACCGCCGGCAATGGTCAGGAAGCGCTCGATCTCGCCCAACGCGAGTCCTTCGATCTCATCCTGACGGACCTGAGAATGCCGCACATGGACGGCCTCGCCTTGCTCAATGCCCTCCGCGCCCAGAAGGTCGAGACGCCGGTTATTCTGCTCACCGCGTATGGGACGGTCGAAAGCGCGGTGCAAGCGATGAAGTTGGGAGCGTACGACTATATTTTGCGACCGTTCGATGTGGAGGCTGTGGAGCGCACGATCACACGCGCCTTGACGACAGAGCGAACGCGACGAGAAAATCTGTTCCTGCGGGAGGAGGTCGAAAAAGGCTGGGGCGAATTTGTCGGTCGCGGCGCGGCGATGCAACACGTCTACGACCTCATTCACCAAGTGGCGCCGAGCAACACCAATGTCCTGATTACCGGGGAAACTGGCACCGGCAAGGAACTAGCGGCACGAGCGATTCACCGAGCCTCGCCGCGCAAGGCGGCGCTGTTCGTACCGATTAACTGCGCGGCGATTCCAGCGGACATCTTGGAAAGCGAACTGTTCGGACACACCCGTGGCGCTTTCACTGGTGCGGCGCATGACCGTGCCGGCAAGTTCGAGCTTGCCCATGGTGGCACCATTTTCCTTGACGAAATTACCGAAATGCCGCTGCTCATGCAGGTCAAGCTGCTACGCGTATTGCAGGAACGGGAAATCGAGCGACTCGGCAGCAATCGACGCGTGCGCGTGGATATCCGCGTCATCGTGGCCACTAACCGCAATCCCCAGCAAGCGGTGCAAGCCGGCGTGCTCCGCGAAGACCTCTTCTATCGCATCAACGTCTTCACCGTGGAGATGCCGCCCATGCGGGCGCGGACGGAAGATATTCCGCTCCTGGTCCAACATTTCCTCGATCATCACGGCACCAAGCTCGGATACGAGCAATTGCAGGTCAGCCCGTCGGCGCTGCGGAGCCTGCAACAGTACGACTGGCCGGGCAATGTCCGCGAATTGGAAAATGTCCTCGAACGGGCCGCCGTGCTCAGTCGCGGAAACCTCATCGATCTCCCCCATTTGCCCCAGGAGATCGCGGCATCACACCAGCGCTCTTCTGCTCCCGATACCCAGGCGCTTTCCGAGTCTATCTCGCTCCCACAGGCGATCGAGCGGCTCGAAAAAGCGTTCATCGAGAGAGCACTGGTCCAGACCGACGGGAACAAAGCGAAAGCGGCGCGGTTGCTGGACCTCAGCGAGCGCGCGCTGTGGTACAAGGTGAAAAAATACGGGCTATCGTAA
- a CDS encoding type II toxin-antitoxin system HicB family antitoxin, translated as MPQLITVEIIPDPEEGGFTARIPDLPAYGEGETEEEAIADLKEALQAYIEAFGLADTLARINAPSALRQLEWDLQALTRSHA; from the coding sequence ATGCCTCAGCTCATCACTGTTGAGATTATCCCCGACCCTGAAGAAGGGGGTTTTACTGCTCGCATTCCCGATCTGCCCGCCTATGGTGAAGGCGAAACCGAAGAAGAAGCCATCGCCGATCTTAAAGAAGCGCTTCAAGCGTATATCGAAGCTTTCGGCTTGGCGGACACCCTCGCCAGAATCAACGCGCCTAGCGCGCTACGCCAGCTTGAGTGGGATCTTCAGGCCCTCACCCGTTCCCATGCCTAA
- a CDS encoding type II toxin-antitoxin system HicA family toxin, giving the protein MPKLPRPSGTEMLRFLEKQGFQIVRIRGSHHILVRGDLRTNVPLHGNRPLKIGTLRGILRDIDLTPSEFERLWL; this is encoded by the coding sequence ATGCCTAAACTCCCTCGCCCCAGCGGGACGGAAATGCTGCGGTTTCTCGAGAAACAAGGCTTCCAGATCGTTCGCATTCGAGGCAGCCATCATATTCTCGTCCGGGGAGACCTGCGCACGAACGTCCCGCTTCATGGTAACCGCCCCCTGAAGATCGGCACCCTCCGCGGAATCTTGCGGGATATCGATCTGACGCCATCGGAATTCGAGCGGCTTTGGCTGTAG
- a CDS encoding adenylate/guanylate cyclase domain-containing protein, which yields MSDDPGNATQAEQRRLAAIMFTDIKGFSRQMGADEAGTLRRLDLHNRLIEPLVAAHHGTVIKTVGDAFLVDFPSVVQAVQCARQIQAQLHTHNGAQEKAEQIHVRIGIHLGDIVQKDGDVFGDGVNVASRLQGLAEPDTICISQKVYEEVENKLALGAAIFLGKPKLKNIAQRFGVYLLLSEPPTGLRQRLQMQRLKLSRRVGAAHRLAVLGVVLVTFTFVAVRYFPSLFPNLRHPIPSPSEMLALPDKSSIVVLPFTNMSEDSGQDYFSDGITEDITSDLSKISSLFVIARNSAFTYKGKAVKVQDVSREMGVRYVLEGSVRKANDQVRITAQLIDATTGGHLWSERYDRPLKDIFALQDEIRQKIVAALAVKLTDSERERLARRYTNSLEAYEYFLRGEEYSYRFTKDAHVQARQMYEKAIELDPKFAWAYAKLGWLSYIEWGWQWDQNSRPLERAFELIQKAVALDDSLPEIHRFLGSVYLWKKQHNQAIAEAERAITLDPNDADAYAGLGYILNYAGRPEETIGLVEKAMRLNPRYPVNYLHSLGLAYRLTGRDEGALAAYKRALARNPDFLVAHFMLAAIYSELGQEEKSRTEVTELLRLSPGFSLEVARQRVPYKDQAELERLLTALRKAGLK from the coding sequence ATGAGTGACGACCCCGGCAATGCAACGCAGGCCGAGCAACGGCGGCTAGCCGCGATCATGTTCACCGACATCAAGGGCTTCAGCCGTCAGATGGGGGCGGATGAAGCGGGCACGCTGCGGCGGCTCGACCTCCATAATCGGCTCATCGAGCCCCTCGTCGCCGCGCATCACGGCACGGTCATCAAGACGGTCGGCGATGCCTTCCTGGTCGATTTCCCCTCCGTGGTCCAGGCCGTGCAGTGCGCTCGGCAGATTCAGGCGCAGTTGCACACGCACAATGGCGCACAGGAGAAAGCCGAGCAGATTCACGTGCGCATCGGCATCCATCTAGGTGACATCGTCCAGAAAGACGGCGACGTGTTCGGCGACGGAGTGAACGTGGCCTCACGGCTCCAAGGGCTCGCCGAACCGGACACTATCTGTATCTCCCAGAAAGTCTATGAAGAAGTCGAGAACAAACTTGCCCTAGGCGCAGCGATTTTCCTGGGCAAACCCAAGCTCAAAAACATTGCCCAACGGTTCGGAGTCTACCTCCTCCTGTCCGAACCGCCCACGGGACTGCGCCAACGCCTGCAAATGCAACGCTTGAAGCTCTCGCGTAGGGTGGGTGCCGCCCACCGTTTGGCGGTGCTGGGGGTAGTGCTCGTCACATTCACCTTCGTCGCCGTTCGCTATTTCCCCTCTCTTTTCCCTAACCTCCGGCACCCAATCCCCAGCCCCTCGGAAATGCTTGCGTTGCCCGACAAGTCCTCCATCGTCGTGCTGCCGTTCACCAACATGAGCGAAGACTCCGGGCAGGACTACTTCAGCGATGGTATCACCGAGGACATCACCAGTGACCTCTCCAAAATCTCCAGCCTGTTTGTCATCGCCCGCAACTCGGCGTTCACCTACAAGGGTAAAGCCGTGAAGGTGCAGGACGTGAGCCGTGAGATGGGCGTGCGCTATGTGCTGGAAGGTAGTGTGCGCAAAGCCAATGACCAAGTGCGTATCACCGCGCAATTGATCGACGCGACGACCGGCGGACATCTGTGGTCGGAGCGTTATGACCGTCCGCTGAAAGACATATTCGCCCTGCAAGATGAGATTAGACAAAAGATCGTAGCTGCACTGGCAGTAAAACTGACAGACAGCGAACGAGAGCGGTTGGCGCGCAGATATACCAATAGCCTTGAAGCTTATGAATACTTCTTGCGTGGCGAAGAGTACTCCTACCGCTTCACAAAAGACGCTCATGTCCAGGCAAGACAGATGTATGAAAAAGCCATTGAGCTGGACCCGAAGTTTGCCTGGGCGTACGCGAAGCTAGGGTGGCTCTCCTATATAGAGTGGGGCTGGCAATGGGACCAAAACTCCCGACCTCTAGAGCGAGCTTTCGAGTTAATACAAAAAGCTGTTGCTCTGGATGATTCCTTGCCCGAAATCCATCGCTTCTTAGGCAGTGTGTATCTGTGGAAAAAGCAGCATAATCAAGCCATCGCCGAGGCGGAACGCGCCATTACCCTCGATCCCAACGATGCCGACGCTTACGCAGGGTTAGGGTATATCTTGAACTATGCTGGAAGGCCGGAGGAGACTATTGGGCTAGTAGAAAAGGCGATGCGCCTTAACCCTCGCTATCCTGTTAACTATCTTCATTCCTTAGGTTTGGCATACCGCTTGACGGGACGAGACGAGGGGGCCCTCGCCGCCTATAAGAGGGCTCTTGCCCGTAACCCTGATTTTTTGGTCGCTCACTTCATGCTCGCCGCAATTTACAGCGAGTTAGGCCAGGAAGAAAAATCGCGGACTGAGGTGACAGAACTCCTACGACTCAGTCCTGGTTTCTCTCTAGAGGTTGCAAGGCAAAGGGTTCCCTATAAAGATCAAGCAGAATTGGAGCGCCTGCTTACCGCCCTGCGTAAAGCGGGGCTGAAATAG
- a CDS encoding DUF4258 domain-containing protein → MPRKGIREIRERVRTKNYEVTGHAEEEREDDDLAIADLRSAIQSGRVAQILTDDPRGNRYVVRGKAQDGRAIEVVCRFLASGRLRILTIYALEEK, encoded by the coding sequence ATGCCTCGAAAAGGCATCCGTGAAATTCGAGAAAGGGTACGAACGAAGAATTACGAGGTGACTGGCCATGCCGAGGAAGAACGAGAGGACGACGACTTGGCGATTGCAGACCTACGGAGTGCGATCCAGTCCGGGAGGGTGGCGCAGATTCTGACTGACGACCCGCGCGGGAACCGCTATGTGGTGCGAGGAAAAGCGCAGGATGGACGAGCAATAGAGGTGGTCTGTCGGTTTCTCGCCTCAGGAAGACTGCGAATTCTCACGATATATGCCCTGGAGGAAAAATAA
- a CDS encoding type II toxin-antitoxin system MqsA family antitoxin: protein MQDETCEHCNGKLRTKTVTVPYRHKGKLVLIENVPARVCRRCGERYYDATTVEQMEMIARHKKAAEKTVVVPIRAFTKTAA, encoded by the coding sequence ATGCAAGATGAAACCTGTGAGCACTGCAATGGAAAGCTCCGCACAAAAACAGTAACAGTTCCTTACCGCCATAAAGGCAAGCTGGTCCTCATAGAAAATGTCCCGGCTCGGGTGTGTCGTCGTTGCGGAGAGAGATATTATGACGCGACCACGGTAGAGCAGATGGAAATGATTGCGCGACACAAGAAGGCCGCAGAAAAAACAGTGGTCGTCCCGATCCGAGCCTTTACAAAGACCGCCGCATAA
- a CDS encoding amidohydrolase family protein produces MSYDVVIKNGTVVDGTGAAPIRADVAIAGGKIAAIGKVTDGAKRVIDASDLIVSPGFIDPHTHYDAQVCWDPLFTCSSWHGVTSHIMGNCGVGLAPCKPEAREIAAWDLVNVEAIPFDVLAKGVTWDWTTFPEYMNAAQKRGVGLNVGFMAPLTPFRHFVMGEESMERAATKEETAQIAALLREALSVGAMGLSTTNGPQHIGYQGRPLACRLSSREELTAYCNVLRDLGRGVIELALNDSPSMVSESDYDLLNLLLTESHRPVTWLALLNRDDKPDMCQDTLRQTEALLKRGAIPQVTCRPLIIQINLRNPFIFANMPSWKPAFNQTVEAQKTLYREESFRQAFRKALQEPRIFSDKTLWSRLVVKEVTNPALKSCEGKTVAQVAADRGRDALDTFFELAIEDDIETQYTMELFNATEERIPELITDSRVMIGLSDGGAHVDMLCDAGYCTYLIGTWVRDKSAMTLEHAVRRITSEPANFFGIKDRGSLAVGKAADVTIFDLNTIGSGKRAEMRHDLPGGGRRLVMPAKGVNYTLVNGQVLLEDGKHTGALPGQVLRAGQ; encoded by the coding sequence ATGTCGTACGATGTTGTGATTAAAAACGGAACCGTTGTCGATGGGACGGGCGCAGCGCCTATCCGGGCAGATGTAGCGATCGCCGGGGGGAAGATCGCGGCCATCGGCAAAGTGACCGACGGCGCGAAGCGCGTGATCGACGCTTCCGATCTGATCGTTTCACCGGGGTTCATCGACCCCCACACCCACTATGACGCGCAAGTCTGCTGGGACCCGCTGTTCACCTGTTCTTCCTGGCACGGCGTGACTAGCCATATCATGGGCAACTGCGGCGTGGGCTTGGCCCCGTGCAAACCCGAGGCCCGCGAGATCGCCGCATGGGATCTGGTCAACGTGGAAGCTATTCCTTTTGACGTGTTGGCCAAAGGCGTAACGTGGGATTGGACCACCTTCCCAGAATACATGAATGCTGCGCAGAAACGCGGCGTTGGTCTCAACGTCGGCTTCATGGCCCCGCTGACCCCGTTCCGTCATTTCGTGATGGGTGAAGAGTCGATGGAGCGCGCCGCTACGAAAGAAGAAACCGCCCAGATCGCAGCGTTGCTCCGTGAGGCGCTCTCCGTTGGCGCGATGGGTTTGTCGACCACCAACGGTCCGCAGCACATTGGCTATCAGGGCCGGCCGTTAGCGTGTCGGCTCTCCAGCCGCGAAGAACTCACTGCCTACTGCAACGTCCTGCGCGACTTGGGGCGCGGGGTCATCGAACTGGCGTTGAACGATTCGCCGAGCATGGTTTCCGAAAGCGACTACGACCTGTTGAACCTCCTGCTTACGGAAAGCCATCGTCCGGTGACTTGGCTGGCGCTGCTCAACCGCGATGACAAACCGGACATGTGCCAGGACACCCTGCGTCAGACCGAAGCCCTGCTCAAGCGTGGCGCGATTCCGCAGGTGACCTGCCGCCCGCTGATCATCCAGATCAATCTGCGCAACCCGTTTATCTTCGCCAACATGCCGTCCTGGAAACCGGCCTTCAATCAGACGGTGGAAGCCCAGAAGACCCTCTATCGCGAGGAGTCCTTCCGGCAAGCGTTCCGCAAGGCGTTGCAAGAGCCACGCATCTTTTCGGACAAGACCTTGTGGAGTCGCCTCGTAGTAAAAGAAGTCACCAACCCGGCGCTGAAATCGTGCGAAGGCAAGACGGTAGCGCAGGTGGCGGCGGATCGCGGCAGAGACGCGCTCGACACCTTCTTCGAGCTTGCGATCGAAGACGACATCGAGACGCAGTACACCATGGAACTCTTCAACGCCACCGAAGAGCGGATTCCCGAGCTCATCACCGACTCGCGCGTGATGATCGGGCTATCGGACGGCGGAGCCCACGTCGATATGCTGTGCGACGCTGGCTACTGCACCTATCTGATCGGCACCTGGGTGCGCGATAAGAGCGCCATGACGCTGGAACACGCGGTGCGGCGCATCACCTCTGAGCCCGCCAACTTCTTCGGCATCAAAGATCGCGGCTCGTTAGCGGTTGGCAAGGCGGCGGATGTGACGATCTTCGACCTCAACACCATCGGTTCCGGCAAACGTGCCGAGATGCGGCATGATCTGCCGGGTGGCGGTCGTCGATTGGTCATGCCGGCCAAAGGCGTGAATTACACCCTCGTCAACGGGCAAGTCCTGCTCGAAGACGGCAAACACACCGGCGCACTGCCGGGGCAAGTGTTGCGCGCGGGGCAGTAA
- a CDS encoding DUF1640 domain-containing protein, whose product MSTITFDTYAYVKKLKAVGVSEEQAEVQAQAIADLVNDRLVTKEDLERGLKELEYRLVIRLGVMMVTAVSILAVLVKLL is encoded by the coding sequence ATGAGTACCATCACCTTCGATACCTATGCCTACGTAAAAAAGCTCAAAGCTGTGGGCGTATCGGAAGAACAGGCCGAAGTACAGGCGCAAGCTATTGCCGATCTCGTCAACGACCGGCTTGTCACCAAGGAAGACTTAGAGCGAGGCTTGAAAGAGTTAGAATACCGTCTAGTTATTCGTCTGGGCGTCATGATGGTGACGGCAGTCAGCATTCTTGCGGTACTCGTGAAGCTGCTCTAA
- a CDS encoding acyl-CoA dehydrogenase family protein — MAWDFETEPEFQQELDWIEQFVREEVEPLEHVLGSQYDVHNPRNRKLVRPLQAEVRKRKLWACHLGPELGGPGYGQLKLALMNEILGRARFAPVVFGTQAPDTGNAEILAHYGTPEQKKRFLEPLLNNEIVSCFSMTEPHAGADPKMFTCRAELDGDVWVINGEKWFSSNARFSSFLIVMVVTDPEAPPHQKMSMFLVPSDTPGVNIVRNVGLGTEHEDTGEHAYIRYEDVRVPRENLLGQRGQGFEVAQTRLGGGRIHHAMRTVGQVKKAFDMMCERVLSRETQGEILANKQMVQEQIADSWIEMEQFRLLVLRTAWRIDKYKDYRKVLKDIAAIKALMPKVYHDVVYRALRLHGALGLSNEMPFSAQMVESFMTSLADGPTEVHKVTVARRVLREYKGTDGLFPSGHLVSRREQAIEKYGKLLELEVGNL, encoded by the coding sequence ATGGCCTGGGATTTCGAGACCGAGCCGGAATTTCAACAGGAACTCGACTGGATCGAGCAGTTTGTCCGCGAAGAGGTGGAGCCGCTGGAGCACGTGTTGGGCAGCCAATATGACGTGCACAATCCACGCAATCGGAAACTCGTGCGCCCCCTGCAGGCTGAGGTGAGGAAACGCAAACTGTGGGCGTGCCATCTCGGGCCGGAACTCGGCGGGCCGGGCTACGGGCAATTGAAGCTTGCCTTGATGAACGAGATTTTGGGGCGTGCGCGTTTCGCTCCCGTCGTTTTCGGTACGCAGGCACCGGACACCGGCAATGCGGAAATTCTGGCGCACTACGGCACGCCAGAGCAGAAGAAACGGTTTCTGGAACCGCTCCTCAATAACGAGATCGTGTCATGTTTTTCTATGACCGAGCCGCATGCCGGCGCCGACCCCAAGATGTTTACGTGTCGCGCCGAGTTGGATGGAGATGTCTGGGTCATCAATGGCGAAAAGTGGTTTTCCTCGAACGCTCGCTTCTCGTCATTCCTCATCGTCATGGTGGTAACCGACCCCGAGGCACCGCCGCATCAGAAGATGTCCATGTTCCTGGTGCCGTCCGATACGCCGGGGGTCAACATCGTCCGGAACGTCGGTTTGGGTACCGAGCATGAAGATACCGGCGAGCACGCTTACATTCGCTATGAAGATGTGCGGGTTCCACGAGAAAACCTGTTGGGGCAGCGCGGCCAGGGTTTTGAAGTGGCGCAAACCCGCCTGGGTGGCGGGCGTATTCACCACGCCATGCGTACTGTCGGACAGGTGAAAAAGGCGTTCGATATGATGTGCGAGCGCGTGCTGTCGCGGGAAACGCAGGGGGAGATTCTGGCGAATAAGCAAATGGTGCAGGAACAAATCGCCGACTCGTGGATCGAGATGGAGCAGTTTCGTTTACTGGTGCTGCGCACCGCCTGGCGTATCGACAAATACAAAGACTATCGCAAAGTCCTGAAAGACATCGCCGCCATCAAAGCGCTGATGCCGAAGGTATATCACGACGTCGTGTACCGCGCCTTGCGCTTGCATGGTGCCTTGGGGCTGTCGAACGAGATGCCGTTCTCCGCGCAGATGGTCGAATCCTTCATGACCAGTCTCGCCGATGGTCCGACGGAGGTCCACAAAGTGACCGTGGCGCGGCGGGTGCTGCGCGAGTACAAGGGCACCGATGGCTTGTTCCCTTCAGGCCATCTGGTCTCGCGGCGCGAGCAGGCGATCGAGAAATACGGCAAGTTGTTGGAATTAGAGGTGGGAAACCTCTAA